One part of the Aurantibacillus circumpalustris genome encodes these proteins:
- a CDS encoding MauE/DoxX family redox-associated membrane protein, which yields MKILKLIVSILLSVALGLVFIYSGYSKLFPIETFEFTFVDIGIANWYTAPVIARILISLEFFIGVLLIANYNLRKFTLPFTIGLLLFFILYLSVQIAIGGNNGNCGCFGESIRMTPLQGILKNIAMITIGVLLYILSNGWKLKYNALFTNLLAITITCVPFIFNPIDYAYTSNNLDEKVGYPLELNLLFEPSDTSKVEIPSIELRKNKHVLSFLSLTCQHCRVAAKKIRLIKRNNPDLPFYFILNGDKSNYKEFIEDTKATNIPSSFCLGKSFVQLSSAHLPRIYFIDNGMVIKKVDYYELNQYIIENWIKTGNPN from the coding sequence ATGAAAATTTTAAAACTCATTGTTTCCATATTACTTTCGGTTGCTCTAGGACTTGTTTTTATTTATTCAGGCTATTCAAAACTCTTCCCCATTGAGACTTTCGAATTTACTTTTGTAGATATTGGCATTGCCAACTGGTATACTGCTCCAGTAATAGCAAGAATCTTAATTTCGCTTGAGTTTTTTATTGGCGTTTTGTTAATTGCTAATTACAATCTTAGAAAATTCACCCTTCCCTTTACCATTGGTTTACTTTTGTTTTTTATTCTTTATCTAAGTGTTCAAATTGCGATAGGCGGCAACAATGGTAATTGTGGATGTTTCGGTGAAAGTATTCGTATGACACCCTTGCAAGGAATTCTGAAAAATATCGCGATGATTACAATTGGTGTGTTATTATATATTTTATCAAACGGTTGGAAACTAAAATATAATGCACTGTTTACTAACCTTCTTGCAATAACAATTACTTGCGTTCCTTTTATTTTTAACCCCATAGATTACGCTTATACTTCAAACAATTTAGATGAAAAGGTAGGGTATCCACTCGAATTAAATTTATTATTTGAACCAAGTGACACCTCGAAAGTTGAAATTCCTAGCATTGAACTTAGAAAAAACAAACATGTACTTTCTTTTTTAAGTTTGACCTGTCAACACTGCAGGGTGGCTGCAAAAAAAATAAGACTCATTAAGAGAAACAATCCTGATCTTCCTTTTTATTTCATTCTTAATGGCGATAAATCTAACTACAAAGAATTTATTGAAGATACAAAAGCTACCAATATTCCCTCTAGCTTTTGCTTAGGAAAATCTTTTGTTCAACTTTCTTCAGCGCACCTTCCCAGGATATATTTTATAGACAACGGCATGGTAATTAAAAAAGTAGATTACTATGAATTAAACCAGTATATTATTGAAAACTGGATCAAAACAGGAAATCCTAATTAG
- a CDS encoding response regulator has translation MDLNLNNITYYILIINEDSDDHCFLRTAFNRVIPQALIESVYSSKETLEYVKTTSLTPNLILLDLNMPELSGKTTIQLLKQNNVFNKVPIVVYTSDTNIEEKAEILELGVSGFYSKPKQIEDLIWLVNDVKDKHLQ, from the coding sequence ATGGATCTTAATCTCAATAACATTACCTATTACATTTTAATTATTAACGAGGATTCCGACGATCATTGCTTTTTAAGAACTGCTTTTAATCGAGTAATTCCTCAGGCACTCATCGAATCAGTTTATAGTTCAAAAGAGACACTTGAATATGTTAAGACAACATCGTTAACACCCAATCTCATTCTTCTCGATTTAAATATGCCTGAATTATCAGGTAAAACCACAATTCAGTTACTGAAACAAAATAATGTGTTCAATAAAGTACCCATAGTTGTATATACTAGCGATACAAACATTGAAGAAAAAGCAGAGATACTAGAATTGGGAGTATCTGGCTTCTATTCAAAACCCAAGCAAATTGAAGATCTTATTTGGCTTGTAAATGATGTTAAAGATAAACATCTGCAGTAG